From the genome of Vitis riparia cultivar Riparia Gloire de Montpellier isolate 1030 chromosome 11, EGFV_Vit.rip_1.0, whole genome shotgun sequence:
TGGCCTCATAAATTTCATTGAACTTTTTGTTCCCCATGATCTTGAAATGAAATCACTTATAGAGGATGTTGTGCTGAGACATGAATGACACATAGCAGGCTCTAAAGTTTACCTGCTTATTATTGTCCATGGAGAATGACTTGCATTCCTGTCATCTATCATGCTAGCTTGGCACTGCCTTACATCAAATCTTAAGACCAGGATTATGAAAAGTTTAGTACAATATCACCTACGAACCTGAAGGATGCAATAATGTTTTGCTTCCTACAGTTTGGTTGAGAATCCTATTGACGAATTCTATAAATACGTGTCTATGAGAGATGAGGAGGTGGGGAGGGGAAGGCGAGTTTGTTGAATGTTGAAATCCTTGCCAGAAATTTGAATATCCAATACGAAATGGATTCTTGCAACAGTGCCTCTTACTTGTTTTGCTTTTGTTCTCTTGCTGCAGCGGTGGACTTCTTCAACCAAGTAAACATTCTGTATGGTACACTTACTGAATTCTGTACAGCATCCATCTGCCCGACAATGTCAGCAGGGCCAAAGTATCTTTCTTAATCTTTATACTAATTCTCATTTGGATTATATTTAACCTTTCTTAATCCTTATGCTTGGTCTTTATATTTGACCTTTATGCGAAATATTTTTACTAGGTGTGTGCTGTCCTTGTTCAGTAGAGCCTGAAAGAATCAATAAATAGAACTAAACGGGCAGGAACATGTAGAACAAGGATATTCTAATGTGAGGAGTACTAACTTATAACATATGCAGGTGTCTGTTGGTGAAGATCAAACTGAATTCACTGGGTGGAAAAACAGATGTTTGGATCTATGTGGATTACAGATCATAAAAACAGTGCCAAGGAATGAAGTAGTTTCTATCTTGAAATGGAAATCATCTTTTAGAGAAGTTGGTTAGTCAAGTGAATTTTTAGGAAGCAGAAAATTGAGCTTTGAATAAGAAATTTTCTGTCATTTTCAGACTAGTATCTTTAATAtctttttcttcaacttttattttgttttccttttcaaaaacaaaattcttaTTGGTCCATTCCATTTCTTGTTGGATCATCTGTTCCTTCGCTTCTATGAGCTTGGATGCTTATTTTTCTGCCCTTCTaagaataagtaaaaaaattattcttgaaaacctaaaattattTGTGATTACTTTTGATGTGTTCATGTTGCAAGTCCTGAGTTGAATTAAATTACTCAACCTCAGATACGAGTATAGATGGGCTGATGGAGTCACAATTAAGAAACCCATTGAGGTGTCTGCTCCAAAGTATGTCGAATATCTGATGGACTGGATTGAAACTCAGCTAGACGATGAATCAATATTTCCTCAAAAATTGGGTACGTAAAATTCCTTTCTGAAACAGGTTTGAATCAAAGCATATAGgctttttaaatgattattttgtgTTGCAGGGGCaccatttccaaataatttccaGGATGTTGTTAAGACAATTTTCAAGCGCTTGTTTCGCGTATATGCCCACATATATCACTCGCATTTTCAGAAGATTGTCAGTTTAAAGGAAGAAGCTCATCTCAATACCTGCTTTAAGCATTTCGTTCTGTTTACTTGGGTGGGTTCCTAATATCCATTTACTCTTCAAGTTCTTACATAAGAGACATCGTTTTTTTCCTCTTATCAGACAAAATCTTAACTACTGCCGGCTTTGAAATATATCTGTAACCCATTCTTCAATCCCTTCCGACCAATCCATAAACAAGTCGTTTTGGTTGTGACCTTTGCATACCCTTGTTAGTAAATCTTGATATGAATTTGCACTTTCttccatcattttttgttcttctcCC
Proteins encoded in this window:
- the LOC117924656 gene encoding MOB kinase activator-like 1A, coding for MSLFGLGSRNQKTFRPKKSAPSGSKGAQLQKHIDATLGSGNLREAVRLPPGEDPNEWLAVNTVDFFNQVNILYGTLTEFCTASICPTMSAGPKYEYRWADGVTIKKPIEVSAPKYVEYLMDWIETQLDDESIFPQKLGAPFPNNFQDVVKTIFKRLFRVYAHIYHSHFQKIVSLKEEAHLNTCFKHFVLFTWEFRLIDKGELAPLYDLIEPILQL